In the Cucurbita pepo subsp. pepo cultivar mu-cu-16 chromosome LG17, ASM280686v2, whole genome shotgun sequence genome, AACAACGAATGCGTTCCCTTCCACCACCCAACAGAGCGGTACTAAAAACCACGAACtcgattaataaaaaaaaaaaaaaaaacgaaatctAATAACCCGCATTGAATCACTCGAAAACAATACAGAATTAGTAAACAATACGCGCCAGAAAATGACCGACAATTGAACCGATtatgatttgagaaattaaagaagagaaaaataaccTTGCCACTCCAAGTATAAGCATCGGTGTGACAAAGAGCAGTGTAGAGGATCTTGACTCGGACCTCGCCGGCTTGTGGCGGAGCCACCTGAACATCCTCGATCACCAATGGCTTATTGGGTTCCCAGGCCACCGCCGCTGGCAAGAATCAAAAGAGATCGAACTGAATCAAAAGAATCGACGGCAGAAAAGAGGTGAAATGTGTGTAGGGAGTACCTTTGCATGTGATAACTTGACCTTGAGTGGCCATGGATAGAACTGAAAGTACAGTGAAAGaaattgaggaagaagatgaggagGAGGCAAACCAAAATGTCTCTATTTatacttcaaataatttttttcttttattttttcctctttttttcccttttatttgCGGACTAAAAATCTCTTACCTTCGTCCTTTTAAGATATAATTGATGTCATGTCTCAACTTTACTTAAATTAATTGAGATTAAATATTCTTCACTTCTTCtatatacaatatatatataaagaggTCCAACCGGATAGCCCAATACTCAAAAGGCCGGCCCAGTGGCTTAAAGGGTTGATAAGGCCCAATCATTTGGGCCTTTTTTATAAAACGATTTCTACATTGTTCTAGAATTATACATTATaccaattttttataatcCATAACCATTCTGtctaaatttagtttaaacataaatcacgttttaaatatgaaatcaaatttgatttaattaatataattcaaatttaatctaataatattattctaaCGCACGTTTAGAATTTGATACTAGATGATCTCGATATTCTTCTACATCTTTTATGACATAACCACGttacttataaaattaaatactatCTCATAAACTAGCACGAGTCATTTCATCATATTTTATCTTCGTTCACATAGGACgccaccaaaaaaaaaatcaataataattttcatttattttaaatttttaaaatttcatattatttaaattactttaattCGAATATGATATAagtttgtttatatattaaataacaatGCATTATTGCCTTCGAGATGCAATGTATGTCCtcgaaaccaaaaaaatagtaataaataaataaatacaaagctcatgtattatttaatttattctgaaattaaatgaatatcaattaatatttataaagttGAAGTGTGAACACATTGAAATAGCCGTAGAAGTCAAAATTcacccaaattttaaaatattaatatatttattttattagatagCATTGGGTAACTACTACCACAtgcttaaaaataaaaaagatagtTTTTTGGCTCgaaatatattaaatcaaaatacggaattattcaataacaaaaaggataaaatgaaaatgaagagagaTCGCACGTGGGACGAAGATGGAGAATTGGGTCCTAATATGACATGGCATCAACTGATTGGTCCAGAGAAGAAAAGGGCCTGAGAAAAAGCTACGTCGGTGTGTTTGTAAATAACTTCGGTCAAACTTCGATATTTCGGTCTTCCATTCTAACTCCGCCACGTGTCTAAAAGAATCTGGTCAACGATTTGACCAAGTAAACGGGATTTCACAAAATTACGTTCGCTTCCGACAACGACAAACAAATGGATAATTATCAGATAAAATAATCACTAAATATAAACAGCCacgatatatattttttatttttcaaaaaataaattaaaatataacaaaataatatatttactttgtttcatttcgtttttaTAAACATGTGAGACGatgatgtttattttaattaattaatttgactAGACGTGTTGCTTTAAAAATCATACAATAAATTAAGATTTGAAAGAGAATCATAGtttataaaatgataattagaataaaatatattcgtaaaaaaaagaatttaaatataatataaatggaTAATGGTACTTTTCCAGtcgtttttttaatgaatacataaagtaaatattatatcttgtTAAGCATAatataatacatattttttgaaacataACGCACTGAAAGCCTAACCCATAAATCAAACATTCAACCAAAATATAACCGTTAAAAACACAAAAtgtgtggttttttttttagtgggtAGGTGTAAAGttagttggaaaaaaaaaaaaagtaaaaatgctTTTATCTTTATGTTCTTTAACTAAGTTTTTCTGGAAAAAGGAGCACTAAGGAGTGAGTATGGTGTGGTAGGTCCAAAACAATAAATGagcattgaaaaaaaaaacatattatatataatcaCAGTTCTCACCGTTCTCGTAAATTTATGAGTTAAATATCCAAATAAATAGTgaataatagatattatcgACTTTGGTCCATTATGTGTCGTTGTCAGCATTCTTTtatccaactgatgtgagatctaacaACTCTGAACCTCTTCACCTCTATAAATCGCTTGACCGATATTTTAATTCTCGACAATTTAAACCTCGGTCAAAgatgaataattaaaaccGAACGAACACccaaagatgaagaaaagaagtaaaaCCCCCCTTATTTGTCTCTCTATAAATCTCCCAcaaccttcttccttttctcattATATTGCATTCAAGATCAAAAGattccttttctcttctctttcttgttctttctctataaaaaaaaaaaatggccaATGAAGAAGGAAACAGTAACAATCCTTCAACAAACAACCTCAGAATCATCGTAGAAAGGAACCCTTCTCAAGCCAAGCTTTCTCTGCTCAACATCCAGAGCTGGCCAAAGTAAGTATATCGTAATCTATCGGTTTAAGCTTTCGCGTAAGTTCGAGCCTTTAGCCTTTGGGTTCGAGCTAGGGTGGGTGATGGTTGAGTAATTTTTGTGTAGGTGGGGCTGCTCGGCGGGGAAATACCAGCTGAAGTTCGAGGCAGAAGAGACGTGCTACTTGGTGAAGGGAAAGGTGAAGGCTTATGCCAAAGGATCGGCTGAGACTGAATATACAGAATTCGGGGCTGGTGATTTGGTCACCATTCCTAAAGGCCTTAGCTGCACTTGGGATGTTTCTGTTGCTGTTGATAAGTTCTACAAGTTTGAATCTCCATCTTCATCTTAATTTGCTATTACTTCTTCTTCGtgtaaatatattctttttatttttgcccTTATTTTGTCGTGTGGTCGTCCTCCTCTCGAGAATGGAGGAGAAACGAGTTAGACAATTAACTAGTAAAATTGTTACTCAATTGATATAAAATATGTGCGCTCTGtcgataatatttttttttaatgtattattgaattaaaaaaaaatattaattatatggtTTAAAGTAATATGATAAAAAGTGGAAGGGAAAGTCCCATTCAAACCAATCTTCTTCCATATTTAAAAGGGGCTTTTAATGTTCCTTTGACTGGTCAACGTTGTTTTATTGTGATTGCTATTTTCCTTTAAGACTTATCCTTttcgttatttttttaatgaaacaaatatatcaatttCTCGTAATTAAATATTGGAATAAAGCTATATTTATGATGGATAAAAGAAGTATGTGGTCCCCGTTTCTAACAGGTTTCCTTACCAATGCGATAACTTCGAATTatacattttcctttttttttttttttttttttttttttttttttttttttttttNATAGTAATTTTATCatagtttttcaaaaataattatgatgattaaaataatgttttttttttgtttttttcttaaattacgATGAGGGCACAATGTCTgttaattattgaattcaaaaaataatatatgttattttgaataatatacCCAACGATAGATTTAAATGGAAACGAGTATATTCGAAAAtaactctcttttttttcgtGTAATTGGAGATTTTCGTTGGTTCCTTCTACTTACCAGTTTGAAGATGATAGTAATTGTTAAATGAACACGACTTTCgtcaatggtatgatatttgtccactttgagcataagctctcatggttttactttgggcttctcaAAAGATTTCAGACCGAGATAATATTCCtgaattataaactcatgatcattccttaaattagtcgatgtgggactttcatcatccaaccaTAGTTACTATTAAGTCGTTTGTATTgagatttatattataaaatattgtaatttataattttatttattttagttcttatTCAAGGTAACCAATTGTATGGAGAGTATATAATTGACTTGAGTGTCTTGTCATAAAAAcccttttgaaataatttatgttgttacaaatgatttgatctaaATCGTTTATATGGAGACATATGCGTGAAAATAGTAAACCTCCAATAACAACTCGAGGGTTGCATTAAATAGTAGCTGATTACGAAAATAGTACATggaacttcaaatttgaatataaagaCCATTCGGTTCGGTTCTCAATACTTTAAAATCGTAACAATCGGTTCGCTTTCCGGTTTAAACAAGACGGAGAAAACcgaaccaaaatttcaaaattggaaaaggaaaggaaaaaaaatcagcCCAACCTCCATAGTAGCCCAAAGCTCGGCCCactttatgaaataaaataataataaaaataaaaataaaacaaagggGAAACCTAACTGCCATTCTTTTCACCTTCCTCTCGCTCTCCCGCCGGCACCAACTTCTTCGCGCCGGCTCCTTCTACCTTCGAGCAGCTCACTGCCGCTTCCCTCTCAACAGGTTGCACTGATTTTCTACTCG is a window encoding:
- the LOC111778119 gene encoding uncharacterized protein LOC111778119, with protein sequence MANEEGNSNNPSTNNLRIIVERNPSQAKLSLLNIQSWPKWGCSAGKYQLKFEAEETCYLVKGKVKAYAKGSAETEYTEFGAGDLVTIPKGLSCTWDVSVAVDKFYKFESPSSS